From one Rattus norvegicus strain BN/NHsdMcwi chromosome 7, GRCr8, whole genome shotgun sequence genomic stretch:
- the Klf10 gene encoding Krueppel-like factor 10 isoform X1 translates to MPVCSRNATQGGKDYSWAVYPRGGRLLVGGGGNPARWRPRGWASPGLGEGMAGFARGMDGTRALRPPGGPWHPRRRREGALIPGGGRWLPVDYSWQGAGSCLGARQLGGGVGTARRGGRVSRREPWGRAPGARAVGAVRLGVCRDAACGGPGCRKQQPGTPRLRETREGKMELISEKSKEGAHPWDKAEQSDFEAVEALMSMSCDWKSHFKKYLENRPVTPVSDTSEEDSLLPGTPDLQTVPAFCLTPPYSPSDFEPSQGSNLTAPAPPTGHFRSLSDAAKPPSIAPFKEEEKSPLAAPPLPKAQATSVIRHTADAQLCNHQSCPVKAASILNYQDNSFRRRTHINVEATRKNIPCAAVSPNRPKPEPSTAANGAEKAGTAPYDFAVPSSETVICRSSQPAPTSPVQKSVLMSSPTVSTGGVPPLPVICQMVPLPANNSLVTTVVPSSPPSQPPAVCSPVLFMGTQVPKGTVMFVVPQPVVQSPKPPVVSPNGTRLSPIAPAPGFSPSAARVTPQIDSSRVRSHICSHPGCGKTYFKSSHLKAHVRTHTGEKPFSCSWKGCERRFARSDELSRHRRTHTGEKKFACPMCDRRFMRSDHLTKHARRHLSAKKLPNWQMEVSKLNDIALPPATASAQ, encoded by the exons ATGCCCGTCTGCAGCAGGAATGCGACTCAGGGTGGCAAAGACTACTCATGGGCTGTCTACCCGAGAGGCGGGCGCCTGCTCGTCGGGGGAGGGGGGAACCCTGCCAGGTGGAGACCGCGCGGCTGGGCTAGCccggggctgggggaggggatggccgGCTTCGCGCGGGGTATGGATGGCACGCGGGCTCTCCGGCCGCCAGGGGGGCCGTGGCACCCCCGCAGACGTCGGGAGGGGGCTCTCATCCCAGGCGGAGGCAGGTGGCTGCCTGTAGACTACTCTTGGCAGGGTGCAGGGTCCTGCCTTGGAGCCCGACAGCTGGGCGGGGGAGTCGGGACCGCGAGACGCGGGGGCCGCGTGTCGAGGCGGGAACCGTGGGGCCGGGCGCCTGGAGCCCGTGCTGTGGGCGCCGTACGTCTGGGAGTCTGCAGAGACGCGGCTTGCGGGGGCCCAGGCTGCCGGAAGCAGCAGCCAGGGACGCCGCGCCTGCGGGAGACGCGG GAGGGGAAAATGGAACTAATTTCTGAAAAGTCCAAAGAGGGAGCACATCCCTGGGACAAAGCTGAACAGAGTGACTTTGAAGCTGTGGAAGCGCTCATGTCCATGAGCTGCGACTGGAAGTCTCACTTCAAGAAATACCTTGAAAACAGGCCTGTCACACCAGTGTCTGATACCTCAGAGGAAGACAGTTTGCTTCCAGGGACGCCTGACCTTCAGACCGTCCCAGCATTC TGTTTGACTCCACCTTACAGCCCCTCTGACTTCGAACCCTCGCAGGGGTCAAATCTGACGGCACCAGCGCCACCTACTGGTCACTTCAGATCGCTCTCCGATGCTGCCAAGCCTCCCAGCATCGCTCCTtttaaagaggaggaaaagagcccattagctgcccctcccctccctaaGGCTCAAGCCACCAGTGTCATCCGTCACACAGCTGATGCCCAACTCTGTAACCACCAGTCCTGCCCTGTGAAAGCAGCTAGCATCCTCAACTACCAGGACAATTCTTTCCGGAGAAGAACCCACATAAATGTCGAGGCTACTCGAAAGAACATACCCTGTGCTGCTGTGTCACCAAACAGACCCAAGCCTGAGCCCAGCACAGCGGCGAATGGCGCTGAGAAGGCCGGCACTGCGCCGTATGACTTTGCTGTGCCTTCCTCAGAGACAGTCATCTGTAGGTCTTCTCAGCCAGCTCCCACGTCCCCAGTACAGAAGTCAGTACTGATGTCTTCACCTACAGTGTCCACTGGGGGAGTGCCACCCTTGCCTGTCATCTGCCAGATGGTTCCCCTTCCAGCAAACAACTCTCTCGTTACCACAGTTGTCCCCAGCAGTCCGCCCAGCCAGCCACCCGCTGTCTGCTCACCCGTGTTGTTCATGGGCACTCAGGTGCCCAAGGGCACGGTCATGTTTGTGGTACCCCAGCCCGTTGTACAGAGCCCAAAGCCTCCAGTGGTGAGCCCCAATGGCACCAGACTGTCTCCCATTGCCCCTGCGCCTGGATTCTCTCCTTCAGCAGCAAGGGTTACTCCCCAGATTGATTCGTCCAGAGTAAGAAGTCACATCTGTAGCCACCCAGGATGTGGCAAGACTTACTTTAAAAGTTCCCATCTGAAGGCCCACGTGAGAACACACACAG GGGAAAAACCTTTCAGCTGCAGCTGGAAAGGCTGTGAAAGGAGGTTTGCTCGTTCCGATGAACTGTCCAGACACCGGCGGACACACACAGGTGAGAAGAAATTTGCCTGTCCCATGTGTGACCGTCGGTTCATGAGAAGTGACCATTTAACCAAACATGCCCGGCGACACCTATCAGCCAAGAAGCTGCCAAACTGGCAAATGGAAGTGAGCAAGTTAAATGACATCGCTCTGCCTCCGGCCACAGCGTCGGCACAGTGA
- the Klf10 gene encoding Krueppel-like factor 10, giving the protein MLNFGASLQQASEGKMELISEKSKEGAHPWDKAEQSDFEAVEALMSMSCDWKSHFKKYLENRPVTPVSDTSEEDSLLPGTPDLQTVPAFCLTPPYSPSDFEPSQGSNLTAPAPPTGHFRSLSDAAKPPSIAPFKEEEKSPLAAPPLPKAQATSVIRHTADAQLCNHQSCPVKAASILNYQDNSFRRRTHINVEATRKNIPCAAVSPNRPKPEPSTAANGAEKAGTAPYDFAVPSSETVICRSSQPAPTSPVQKSVLMSSPTVSTGGVPPLPVICQMVPLPANNSLVTTVVPSSPPSQPPAVCSPVLFMGTQVPKGTVMFVVPQPVVQSPKPPVVSPNGTRLSPIAPAPGFSPSAARVTPQIDSSRVRSHICSHPGCGKTYFKSSHLKAHVRTHTGEKPFSCSWKGCERRFARSDELSRHRRTHTGEKKFACPMCDRRFMRSDHLTKHARRHLSAKKLPNWQMEVSKLNDIALPPATASAQ; this is encoded by the exons ATGCTTAACTTCGGCGCTTCTCTCCAGCAAGCTTCG GAGGGGAAAATGGAACTAATTTCTGAAAAGTCCAAAGAGGGAGCACATCCCTGGGACAAAGCTGAACAGAGTGACTTTGAAGCTGTGGAAGCGCTCATGTCCATGAGCTGCGACTGGAAGTCTCACTTCAAGAAATACCTTGAAAACAGGCCTGTCACACCAGTGTCTGATACCTCAGAGGAAGACAGTTTGCTTCCAGGGACGCCTGACCTTCAGACCGTCCCAGCATTC TGTTTGACTCCACCTTACAGCCCCTCTGACTTCGAACCCTCGCAGGGGTCAAATCTGACGGCACCAGCGCCACCTACTGGTCACTTCAGATCGCTCTCCGATGCTGCCAAGCCTCCCAGCATCGCTCCTtttaaagaggaggaaaagagcccattagctgcccctcccctccctaaGGCTCAAGCCACCAGTGTCATCCGTCACACAGCTGATGCCCAACTCTGTAACCACCAGTCCTGCCCTGTGAAAGCAGCTAGCATCCTCAACTACCAGGACAATTCTTTCCGGAGAAGAACCCACATAAATGTCGAGGCTACTCGAAAGAACATACCCTGTGCTGCTGTGTCACCAAACAGACCCAAGCCTGAGCCCAGCACAGCGGCGAATGGCGCTGAGAAGGCCGGCACTGCGCCGTATGACTTTGCTGTGCCTTCCTCAGAGACAGTCATCTGTAGGTCTTCTCAGCCAGCTCCCACGTCCCCAGTACAGAAGTCAGTACTGATGTCTTCACCTACAGTGTCCACTGGGGGAGTGCCACCCTTGCCTGTCATCTGCCAGATGGTTCCCCTTCCAGCAAACAACTCTCTCGTTACCACAGTTGTCCCCAGCAGTCCGCCCAGCCAGCCACCCGCTGTCTGCTCACCCGTGTTGTTCATGGGCACTCAGGTGCCCAAGGGCACGGTCATGTTTGTGGTACCCCAGCCCGTTGTACAGAGCCCAAAGCCTCCAGTGGTGAGCCCCAATGGCACCAGACTGTCTCCCATTGCCCCTGCGCCTGGATTCTCTCCTTCAGCAGCAAGGGTTACTCCCCAGATTGATTCGTCCAGAGTAAGAAGTCACATCTGTAGCCACCCAGGATGTGGCAAGACTTACTTTAAAAGTTCCCATCTGAAGGCCCACGTGAGAACACACACAG GGGAAAAACCTTTCAGCTGCAGCTGGAAAGGCTGTGAAAGGAGGTTTGCTCGTTCCGATGAACTGTCCAGACACCGGCGGACACACACAGGTGAGAAGAAATTTGCCTGTCCCATGTGTGACCGTCGGTTCATGAGAAGTGACCATTTAACCAAACATGCCCGGCGACACCTATCAGCCAAGAAGCTGCCAAACTGGCAAATGGAAGTGAGCAAGTTAAATGACATCGCTCTGCCTCCGGCCACAGCGTCGGCACAGTGA